In the genome of Actinomadura graeca, one region contains:
- the mshC gene encoding cysteine--1-D-myo-inosityl 2-amino-2-deoxy-alpha-D-glucopyranoside ligase: MRSWHASDVPSLSDAGLPAATRPLRLHDTGSGAARTVEPQATARMYVCGITPYDATHIGHANTYVAFDLVNRMWRDLGHPVHYVQNATDVDDPLLERARHTGEDWRSLADREIQLFRDDMAALRVLPPDHYVGAVEAIPLIVEMIEKLRAKDATYEVGGDIYFPIATDPDFGRVSGLGRAQMAPLFAERGGDPDRPGKRDPLDALLWMARRPGEPGWESPFGEGRPGWHVECSAISVEYLGMAFDVEGGGSDLAFPHHEMGASHAQVATGERPHARSYVHAGMVALDGAKMSKSRGNLVFVSRLRRDGTDPMAIRLALLAHHYRSDWEWTAAELETAQARLGRWRAAVARPAGPAAAPVADAVRAHLADDLDAPAALAAVDAWAAAAGDDASAPSQVGALTDALLGVKP; the protein is encoded by the coding sequence ATGCGATCGTGGCACGCCTCCGATGTCCCCAGCCTCTCCGACGCGGGGCTCCCCGCCGCGACGCGGCCGCTGCGGCTGCACGACACCGGGTCGGGCGCGGCGCGGACGGTCGAGCCGCAGGCGACGGCACGGATGTACGTGTGCGGCATCACCCCCTACGACGCCACGCACATCGGGCACGCGAACACCTATGTGGCGTTCGATCTGGTGAACCGGATGTGGCGGGATCTCGGGCACCCCGTCCATTACGTCCAGAACGCCACGGACGTCGACGACCCGCTCCTGGAACGTGCCCGGCACACCGGCGAGGACTGGCGGTCGCTCGCCGACCGGGAGATCCAGCTGTTCCGCGACGACATGGCGGCGCTGCGGGTCCTGCCGCCCGACCACTACGTCGGCGCGGTCGAGGCGATCCCGCTGATCGTCGAGATGATCGAGAAGCTGCGCGCCAAGGACGCCACCTACGAGGTCGGCGGCGACATCTACTTCCCCATCGCGACCGACCCCGACTTCGGGCGGGTCAGCGGCCTCGGCCGCGCGCAGATGGCCCCCCTGTTCGCCGAGCGCGGCGGCGACCCGGACCGGCCCGGCAAGCGCGACCCCCTTGACGCGCTGCTGTGGATGGCGCGGCGGCCCGGCGAGCCCGGGTGGGAGTCGCCGTTCGGGGAGGGGCGGCCGGGGTGGCACGTGGAGTGCTCGGCGATCTCGGTGGAGTACCTCGGGATGGCGTTCGACGTGGAGGGCGGCGGCTCGGACCTGGCGTTCCCGCACCACGAGATGGGCGCCTCGCACGCGCAGGTCGCGACGGGGGAGCGGCCGCACGCCCGCTCCTACGTCCACGCGGGCATGGTCGCGCTGGACGGCGCGAAGATGTCCAAGTCGCGGGGGAACCTGGTGTTCGTGTCGCGGCTGCGGAGGGACGGCACCGACCCGATGGCGATCCGGCTGGCGCTCCTGGCCCACCACTACCGCTCCGACTGGGAGTGGACGGCGGCGGAGCTGGAGACGGCGCAGGCGCGGCTCGGGAGGTGGCGGGCGGCGGTGGCGCGCCCGGCGGGCCCGGCGGCGGCGCCGGTCGCGGACGCCGTCCGCGCGCACCTGGCCGACGACCTTGACGCCCCGGCGGCGCTGGCGGCGGTGGACGCGTGGGCCGCAGCCGCGGGCGACGACGCGTCCGCGCCGTCGCAGGTGGGGGCGCTCACCGACGCGCTCCTCGGCGTCAAGCCCTGA
- a CDS encoding ABC transporter permease, whose translation MPRFLAGRLLHAVAVAWLVSTLVFVFLHVSPVPVERVIGGPRATAETLGRIRGTLGLDEPVLVQYARFMRRLLCGDLGDSYVSGAPVARLIAERLPTTLWLVAGAGVLWFAGGIAIGVLGAARARSVWDRAATVLVLAGLSTPPFVMALALLHLFGGGPFEAGPPLQEHFLQRMVLPWIALASLMVATYTRLTRGAMLDVLGEDYVRTAHAKGLTRRRVVCRHGLRAALAPVVTQLGVDLGALVGSTIVTEKVFGLQGVGQLVYQSIALGDTPVIMGVTLLVTLFVVAANLLVDVGYSALDPRVRPS comes from the coding sequence GTGCCGCGCTTCCTCGCCGGGCGGCTGCTGCACGCGGTGGCCGTGGCGTGGCTGGTGTCCACGCTGGTGTTCGTGTTCCTGCACGTGTCGCCCGTCCCGGTGGAGCGGGTGATCGGCGGGCCGCGCGCCACCGCCGAGACCCTCGGCCGGATCCGCGGGACCCTGGGCCTGGACGAGCCCGTCCTCGTCCAGTACGCGCGGTTCATGCGGCGGCTGCTGTGCGGGGACCTCGGCGACTCCTACGTCAGCGGCGCCCCGGTGGCCCGGCTGATCGCCGAGCGGCTGCCGACGACGCTGTGGCTGGTCGCCGGCGCGGGCGTCCTGTGGTTCGCCGGCGGCATCGCCATCGGCGTGCTCGGCGCGGCGAGGGCGCGGAGCGTGTGGGACCGGGCGGCGACGGTGCTGGTGCTGGCCGGCCTGTCCACGCCGCCGTTCGTGATGGCCCTGGCGCTGCTGCACCTGTTCGGCGGCGGCCCGTTCGAGGCGGGGCCGCCGCTGCAGGAGCACTTCCTCCAGCGGATGGTCCTGCCGTGGATCGCGCTGGCGTCGCTCATGGTCGCGACCTACACGCGCCTGACGCGGGGGGCGATGCTGGACGTCCTCGGGGAGGACTACGTCCGCACGGCGCACGCCAAGGGCCTGACGCGGCGGCGGGTCGTCTGCCGGCACGGGCTGCGCGCGGCGCTGGCCCCCGTGGTCACCCAGCTCGGCGTCGACCTCGGCGCGCTGGTCGGCTCGACGATCGTCACCGAGAAGGTGTTCGGGCTGCAGGGCGTGGGACAGCTCGTCTACCAGTCGATCGCGCTCGGCGACACCCCGGTGATCATGGGGGTGACGCTGCTGGTGACGCTGTTCGTGGTCGCGGCGAACCTGCTGGTGGACGTCGGGTACTCCGCCCTGGACCCGCGCGTGCGGCCCTCGTGA
- a CDS encoding ABC transporter permease — MAQGGWAAVPDAPEPVRGLSPARLAWRRFRRDRAALASLTVLSLVFVFALMAPLWARWTGHPYDATFPRTGLDADGLPRGPGGEFWLGADQLGRDVLVRAAYGARISLLVGVLAALLAAAAGTCVGTVAGYAGGAVDALLARLMDVTLALPYLLVAIMLATTFQVSSPRASLAMTVLVIAFFSFAAFGRVVRGQVLSLRRREFVDAARALGASNARIIVADVLPNLAAQVTVLTSMLVPASIVFEATLSFLGAGVRPPMPSWGSMLGEGGEVFRTAWWLPAAPGVLLLLTTLSFNLLGDGIRDALDPRGDRPGRG; from the coding sequence ATGGCGCAAGGGGGATGGGCGGCGGTCCCGGATGCGCCGGAGCCGGTGCGGGGGCTGTCCCCGGCGCGGCTCGCGTGGCGGCGCTTCAGGCGTGACCGGGCCGCGCTGGCGTCCCTGACGGTCCTGTCCCTCGTCTTCGTGTTCGCGCTGATGGCGCCGCTGTGGGCTCGGTGGACGGGTCACCCGTACGACGCCACGTTCCCCCGCACCGGCCTGGACGCCGACGGGCTGCCGCGCGGGCCGGGCGGGGAGTTCTGGCTCGGCGCCGACCAGCTCGGCCGGGACGTGCTGGTGCGGGCCGCGTACGGGGCGCGGATCTCGCTGCTGGTCGGGGTCCTCGCGGCGCTGCTCGCCGCCGCGGCGGGGACGTGCGTCGGGACCGTCGCCGGGTACGCGGGCGGCGCGGTGGACGCGCTGCTGGCCCGGCTGATGGACGTGACGCTCGCGCTGCCGTACCTGCTCGTGGCGATCATGCTGGCGACGACGTTCCAGGTGTCCTCGCCCCGCGCGAGCCTGGCGATGACGGTGCTGGTCATCGCGTTCTTCTCCTTCGCGGCGTTCGGCCGGGTCGTGCGCGGCCAGGTGCTGTCGCTGCGGCGGCGGGAGTTCGTGGACGCGGCCCGCGCGCTCGGCGCGTCCAACGCGCGGATCATCGTCGCGGACGTGCTGCCGAACCTGGCGGCGCAGGTCACGGTGCTGACCTCGATGCTGGTCCCGGCGTCGATCGTGTTCGAGGCGACGCTGTCGTTCCTCGGCGCGGGGGTGCGGCCGCCGATGCCGAGCTGGGGGTCGATGCTCGGGGAGGGCGGCGAGGTGTTCCGGACGGCCTGGTGGCTGCCCGCGGCGCCGGGCGTCCTGCTGCTGCTGACCACGCTGTCGTTCAACCTGCTCGGCGACGGGATCCGCGACGCCCTGGACCCGCGCGGCGACCGGCCGGGCAGGGGGTGA
- a CDS encoding NRDE family protein has protein sequence MGVRDEFLARSWEMPGRHWKERPGLVGGLDLRAGGTWLAVDPEAPRVATVLNGRGRMAAEDGRASRGELPLRLAADGKPGRIDLPAFDPFHLVCAEADRVRMWSWDGGTMVERSLGPGLHLVVNSGLEGEGQLEGQTEDAYMSARLGHFRPRLEEAARPVPGEGPAGEAWGAWFPLVNGDGLARADHRALLPVLDLGEGRVWGTTSVSLIALTAGGVRYDFTAVPGDPASWGRVL, from the coding sequence GTGGGCGTGCGCGACGAGTTCCTCGCCCGTTCCTGGGAGATGCCCGGACGGCATTGGAAGGAGCGGCCGGGGCTGGTCGGCGGGCTGGATCTGCGGGCCGGGGGGACGTGGCTGGCGGTCGACCCGGAGGCGCCGCGGGTCGCGACCGTGCTGAACGGGCGGGGGCGGATGGCGGCCGAGGACGGCCGGGCGTCGCGGGGGGAGCTGCCGCTGCGGCTGGCGGCGGACGGGAAGCCGGGCAGGATCGACCTGCCCGCCTTCGACCCGTTCCACCTCGTCTGCGCCGAGGCCGACCGGGTGCGGATGTGGAGCTGGGACGGCGGGACGATGGTGGAACGGTCCCTCGGGCCGGGGCTGCACCTGGTCGTCAACAGCGGGCTGGAGGGCGAGGGCCAGCTGGAGGGGCAGACCGAGGACGCCTACATGTCGGCGCGGCTGGGGCACTTCCGGCCCCGGCTGGAGGAGGCGGCGCGTCCCGTGCCGGGGGAGGGGCCCGCGGGCGAGGCGTGGGGCGCCTGGTTCCCGCTGGTGAACGGGGACGGGCTGGCCCGCGCCGACCACAGGGCGCTGCTGCCGGTGCTCGACCTGGGCGAGGGACGGGTGTGGGGCACGACGTCGGTCAGCCTGATCGCGCTGACGGCGGGCGGGGTGCGGTACGACTTCACCGCGGTGCCGGGCGACCCGGCCTCGTGGGGCCGGGTGCTCTGA
- a CDS encoding SCO1664 family protein has translation MTQSSRDRATAGDGPPGRTVSPRDAAAAESLLLDGRLSVEGRLVQASNATLYCSVEHDGVSANCVYKPVAGERPLWDFPDGTLAEREVAAYEVSKEMGWSTVPPTVHRDGPYGPGMVQLWVEPDPGIDLVALSRSDEDPIRRMAVFDAVVNNADRKIGHLLPPGDGHVYGCDHGVCFSVEYKLRTVLWQWRGKRLTPEALEALTRVSAALSGGALAARLTELLTAEEVDAVRRRVDLMLKHRIHPYPPEDWPAIPWPPL, from the coding sequence ATGACGCAGTCCTCCCGGGACCGGGCCACCGCCGGCGACGGTCCCCCCGGGCGCACGGTCTCCCCCCGAGACGCCGCAGCCGCCGAGAGCCTCCTGCTCGACGGGCGCCTCTCCGTCGAGGGACGGCTCGTCCAGGCGTCCAACGCCACCCTGTACTGCTCCGTCGAGCACGACGGCGTCAGCGCCAACTGCGTCTACAAGCCCGTCGCCGGTGAACGCCCCCTCTGGGACTTCCCCGACGGCACCCTCGCCGAACGCGAGGTCGCCGCCTACGAGGTCTCCAAGGAGATGGGGTGGAGCACCGTCCCCCCGACCGTCCACCGTGACGGCCCCTACGGCCCGGGCATGGTCCAGCTGTGGGTCGAACCCGACCCCGGCATCGACCTCGTCGCCCTGTCCCGCTCCGACGAGGACCCGATCCGCCGCATGGCCGTCTTCGACGCCGTCGTCAACAACGCCGACCGCAAGATCGGCCACCTCCTCCCGCCCGGCGACGGCCACGTCTACGGCTGCGACCACGGCGTCTGCTTCTCCGTCGAGTACAAGCTCCGCACCGTCCTCTGGCAGTGGCGCGGCAAACGCCTCACCCCCGAGGCCCTCGAAGCCCTCACCCGGGTCTCGGCCGCCCTCAGCGGCGGCGCCCTCGCCGCCCGCCTCACCGAACTCCTCACCGCCGAGGAGGTCGACGCCGTCCGCCGCCGCGTCGATCTCATGCTCAAACACCGCATCCACCCCTATCCCCCCGAAGACTGGCCCGCCATCCCCTGGCCGCCGCTGTAG
- a CDS encoding DUF3090 domain-containing protein, which translates to MPVISYDLPDRFIAGAVGRPGDRAFYLQARSGRRITSVGLEKFQVTLLAERLEELLDEVLRRSGGDAPVPAVTPSELRDDDPLDQPVEEEFKVGTMALAWDPDDEQVVIEAQEVTEGDDDAEVGEDDPAIAVLRVRISAAQARAFAERALQVVAAGRPPCPLCGLPLDTEGHVCPRQNGYLG; encoded by the coding sequence ATGCCCGTCATCTCCTACGACCTGCCGGACAGGTTCATCGCCGGCGCCGTCGGCCGGCCGGGGGACCGCGCCTTTTACCTGCAGGCCCGCTCGGGCCGCCGCATCACCAGCGTCGGCCTGGAGAAGTTCCAGGTGACGCTGCTGGCGGAGCGTCTGGAGGAACTCCTCGACGAGGTGCTGCGCCGCAGCGGCGGCGACGCGCCCGTGCCCGCGGTCACCCCCTCCGAGCTGCGCGATGACGATCCCTTGGACCAGCCCGTCGAGGAGGAGTTCAAGGTCGGCACCATGGCCCTCGCCTGGGATCCCGACGACGAGCAGGTCGTCATCGAGGCCCAGGAGGTCACCGAGGGCGACGACGACGCCGAGGTCGGCGAGGACGACCCCGCCATCGCCGTCCTCCGCGTCCGTATCAGCGCCGCGCAGGCCCGCGCGTTCGCCGAGCGCGCCCTCCAGGTCGTCGCCGCCGGACGCCCCCCGTGCCCCCTGTGCGGGCTGCCCCTGGACACCGAGGGCCACGTCTGCCCGCGGCAGAACGGATACCTCGGCTGA
- a CDS encoding MSMEG_4193 family putative phosphomutase, whose product MTTLLLLRHGLTAMTGPALAGWTPGVHLDERGRAQVSALARRLEPVPLAAIVSSPLERCVETADAVAAGRPGPAGKVETDDRFGEVRYGDWTGRPLRELAEEPLWRVVQAHPSAVRFPGPDGEALAAAQHRAVAAVREWNARIAAEHGDDAVYAVCSHGDIIKAVVADALGLHLDQFQRIHADPASLTAVRYTELRPFVVRLNDTGGDVGDLLPKPPGDGGSGSSDAPVGGGA is encoded by the coding sequence GTGACGACCCTTCTCCTGCTCAGGCACGGCCTGACCGCCATGACCGGGCCCGCCCTCGCCGGCTGGACCCCCGGCGTCCACCTGGACGAACGCGGCCGCGCGCAGGTGTCGGCGCTCGCCCGGCGGCTGGAGCCCGTCCCGCTCGCCGCGATCGTCTCCAGCCCCCTGGAGCGGTGCGTCGAGACCGCCGACGCCGTCGCCGCCGGACGGCCCGGACCCGCGGGCAAGGTCGAGACCGACGACCGGTTCGGCGAGGTCAGGTACGGCGACTGGACCGGCCGCCCCCTCAGGGAACTCGCCGAGGAGCCGCTGTGGCGGGTCGTCCAGGCGCACCCCAGCGCCGTGCGCTTCCCCGGCCCGGACGGGGAGGCCCTGGCCGCCGCGCAGCACCGCGCCGTCGCCGCCGTCCGGGAGTGGAACGCCCGGATCGCCGCCGAGCACGGCGACGACGCCGTCTACGCCGTGTGCAGCCACGGCGACATCATCAAGGCCGTCGTCGCCGACGCCCTCGGCCTGCACCTCGACCAGTTCCAGCGCATCCACGCCGATCCCGCGTCCCTCACCGCCGTCCGCTACACCGAGCTGCGGCCGTTCGTCGTCCGGCTCAACGACACCGGCGGGGACGTCGGCGATCTGCTGCCGAAGCCCCCGGGCGACGGCGGTTCCGGGTCGAGTGACGCGCCCGTGGGCGGCGGCGCGTAG
- the corA gene encoding magnesium/cobalt transporter CorA — MRGVIVDKAIYANGARSDIDGDISDAFDLARADGECFVWIGLFEPDEAEFELVRDELRLHPLAAEDAVSAHQRPKMERYDDTLFVVLKTLSYIDETSDIEVGEIMVFLGQDFVVTVRHGAGNPLGPVRKRLEESPELLKHGATAVLYAVCDEIVDRYGLVVHEVEVDIIGLERAVFDPGARDVTAEIYSLKREVLEFRSAEDPLVPVLQDIVKGRVAECGGTREYFRDVLDHLLLVDGQVDAHNELLNSVLTAHLALLGKRQNDDMRKISAWAAIIAVPTAIAGIYGMNFDDMPELHWTFGYPLVIGAMAVLCTLLFRRLRKSGWL, encoded by the coding sequence ATGCGTGGCGTGATCGTGGACAAGGCCATCTACGCGAACGGCGCGCGCAGCGACATCGACGGCGACATCAGCGACGCCTTCGACCTGGCCCGCGCGGACGGCGAGTGCTTCGTGTGGATCGGGCTGTTCGAGCCGGACGAGGCGGAGTTCGAGCTCGTCCGCGACGAGCTGCGGCTGCATCCGCTGGCCGCAGAGGACGCCGTGTCCGCGCACCAGCGCCCGAAGATGGAGCGTTACGACGACACGCTGTTCGTGGTGCTGAAGACCCTCTCCTACATCGACGAGACGTCCGACATCGAGGTCGGCGAGATCATGGTGTTCCTCGGCCAGGACTTCGTGGTGACGGTCCGGCACGGCGCGGGGAACCCGCTGGGGCCCGTCCGCAAGCGGCTGGAGGAGTCGCCGGAGCTGCTCAAACACGGCGCGACGGCCGTCCTCTACGCGGTGTGCGACGAGATCGTGGACCGGTACGGCCTCGTCGTCCACGAGGTCGAGGTGGACATCATCGGCCTGGAGCGCGCCGTGTTCGATCCGGGTGCCCGGGACGTCACCGCGGAGATCTACTCGCTGAAGCGGGAGGTGCTGGAGTTCCGCAGCGCCGAGGACCCGCTCGTCCCGGTCCTCCAGGACATCGTGAAGGGCCGCGTCGCCGAGTGCGGCGGCACCCGCGAGTACTTCCGCGACGTCCTGGACCACCTCCTGCTCGTCGACGGCCAGGTCGACGCGCACAACGAGCTGCTGAACAGCGTCCTGACGGCGCACCTGGCCCTGCTCGGGAAGCGCCAGAACGACGACATGCGGAAGATCTCCGCCTGGGCGGCGATCATCGCGGTGCCCACGGCCATCGCGGGGATCTACGGCATGAACTTCGACGACATGCCCGAACTGCACTGGACCTTCGGATACCCCCTGGTCATAGGCGCGATGGCCGTTCTGTGCACCCTCCTGTTCCGCCGCCTCCGCAAAAGCGGCTGGCTCTGA
- a CDS encoding MFS transporter, with protein sequence MTGPRVPLPVYVLAFAVFAQGTSELMLSGLLPGVAADLRVSVAAAGLLASGFAAGMAVGAPLLTAATLRWPYRRALLAFLSAFVLAHLFCAAAPGYGALMAGRVLGAVAYAGFWVSAMVAAVRVVPAEIKGRALAVVSSGLAVATIVGVPLSTVVGDAFSWRTAMLAVAGATALAAVGIVVFLPEGRGTGAERPDLRRELAVFTDPRLWLTYLAAALSAAQGTAIATYLGALLIGAADLRPGRVPVALVIAGVGALLGLAAGGRFADRWPFATLLAGFSGAAAASVLLVLGAGRPVTAVLCATALQFFGWSLNPAVNVRVFTYAAAAPSLAGAANITGFNIGIMAGPALGGLLIALGGLPAVGWASAGFALAGLAAAGGSYLLRGEEAEPAQATLPVAR encoded by the coding sequence ATGACGGGACCACGGGTGCCCCTGCCCGTATACGTGCTGGCCTTCGCGGTCTTCGCGCAGGGCACCTCCGAGCTGATGCTGTCGGGCCTGCTGCCCGGCGTCGCCGCGGACCTGCGGGTCTCGGTGGCCGCGGCCGGGCTGCTGGCCTCCGGCTTCGCCGCGGGCATGGCCGTGGGCGCCCCGCTGCTGACCGCGGCGACCCTGCGCTGGCCGTACCGCCGGGCGCTGCTGGCGTTCCTGTCGGCCTTCGTGCTGGCCCATCTCTTCTGCGCGGCGGCACCCGGCTACGGCGCGCTGATGGCCGGCCGCGTCCTCGGCGCGGTCGCCTACGCGGGCTTCTGGGTCTCGGCCATGGTCGCCGCGGTGCGGGTGGTGCCCGCGGAGATCAAGGGCCGCGCCCTGGCCGTGGTGTCCAGCGGCCTCGCCGTGGCCACCATCGTGGGCGTCCCGCTGAGCACCGTCGTCGGCGACGCGTTCAGCTGGCGCACGGCGATGCTGGCGGTCGCCGGGGCGACCGCGCTCGCGGCCGTGGGCATCGTCGTCTTCCTGCCGGAAGGCCGGGGCACCGGCGCGGAGCGGCCCGACCTGCGCCGGGAGCTGGCCGTGTTCACCGATCCCCGGCTGTGGCTGACCTACCTGGCCGCGGCGCTGTCGGCGGCGCAGGGCACGGCCATCGCGACCTACCTCGGCGCGCTGCTGATCGGCGCGGCCGACCTGCGGCCGGGCCGGGTGCCGGTCGCGCTGGTGATCGCCGGTGTCGGCGCGCTGCTCGGCCTGGCGGCCGGAGGCCGGTTCGCCGACCGGTGGCCGTTCGCGACGCTGCTGGCCGGGTTCTCCGGCGCGGCCGCCGCGTCCGTGCTGCTGGTCCTCGGCGCCGGACGCCCCGTCACGGCCGTGCTCTGCGCGACCGCCCTGCAGTTCTTCGGATGGTCGCTCAACCCCGCGGTGAACGTCCGCGTCTTCACCTACGCCGCGGCCGCCCCGTCGCTGGCCGGCGCCGCGAACATCACCGGCTTCAACATCGGGATCATGGCCGGCCCGGCGCTCGGCGGCCTGCTGATCGCCCTCGGCGGCCTGCCCGCGGTGGGCTGGGCCTCGGCCGGGTTCGCCCTGGCCGGCCTCGCCGCCGCGGGCGGCTCGTACCTGCTGCGCGGCGAGGAGGCCGAGCCCGCACAGGCCACCCTCCCCGTGGCTCGCTGA